The proteins below come from a single uncultured Carboxylicivirga sp. genomic window:
- a CDS encoding NAD(P)H-hydrate dehydratase, with product MIKILNAHQIKGVDKATIDNEPISSIDLMERAAGVFYAEFTKLTKANPVVILAGPGNNGGDALAVARMLVNDGRKVRVFLHRSRSGGLSEDAGINLSRLGEIYTDIVLVDESTHLNLSNDEWVIDGLFGSGLNKPIEGVAANLIYEINSSGNKVVSIDVPSGLFCEKNSSQNLQTCIEADYTISFQMPKLSFLLEDNQRYVGKWKVLNIGLNKEAIEKESSTYFLIDTPYIRSLLKQRKKFDYKGVFGHALLMAGSYGKMGAAVIASKACMKSGVGLLTTHVPRLGYDIIQTAVPEVMASIDRSDILISEHPALRSYKAIGIGPGVGIKPNTITALRELLQEIGDKPLVLDADAINILGMDKQCWDLLPQNSIITPHLGEFDRLVGKSESSYERLQKAMALAEEKRIVVILKGAYTAVVDKDGVCYFNPTGNAGMATAGSGDVLTGIVLSLLAQGYIAIQAAQLAVYIHGLAGDEYLKDGAMESLIASDIVNHLSNAFRKLNVEHS from the coding sequence ATGATAAAAATTTTAAATGCACATCAAATTAAAGGGGTAGATAAAGCAACTATTGATAATGAGCCTATCTCTTCGATCGATTTAATGGAACGTGCGGCTGGCGTATTTTATGCCGAGTTTACAAAGCTTACAAAAGCAAATCCTGTTGTGATTTTAGCAGGACCTGGTAATAATGGAGGTGATGCTTTAGCTGTTGCCAGAATGCTTGTTAATGATGGTCGAAAGGTACGTGTATTTTTGCATAGGAGTAGAAGTGGTGGGTTGAGTGAAGATGCAGGAATTAATTTGAGCCGCTTAGGTGAAATATATACAGATATAGTGTTGGTAGATGAATCAACACATTTGAACCTAAGTAATGATGAATGGGTTATTGATGGTTTGTTTGGTAGTGGCTTAAATAAACCCATTGAAGGAGTGGCTGCAAACTTAATTTACGAAATAAATTCCTCTGGAAATAAAGTTGTTTCGATAGATGTACCATCTGGTTTGTTCTGTGAGAAAAATAGTAGTCAAAACTTGCAGACTTGTATTGAAGCAGATTATACCATCAGTTTTCAAATGCCTAAACTATCTTTTTTATTAGAAGATAATCAACGTTACGTTGGCAAATGGAAGGTTCTGAATATCGGTCTGAATAAGGAAGCTATTGAGAAGGAGTCATCAACTTATTTTCTAATTGATACACCATATATCAGAAGTTTATTAAAACAAAGAAAAAAGTTTGATTATAAAGGTGTATTTGGGCATGCTTTGTTAATGGCTGGATCGTATGGAAAAATGGGTGCAGCGGTAATAGCGTCAAAAGCATGTATGAAGTCTGGGGTAGGGTTGCTTACAACACACGTTCCTCGCTTGGGGTATGATATTATTCAAACAGCAGTTCCAGAAGTGATGGCTAGTATCGATCGTTCGGATATACTCATTTCTGAACATCCAGCATTAAGGTCATATAAAGCAATTGGAATAGGGCCAGGTGTTGGAATAAAACCCAATACAATTACGGCATTGCGAGAGTTGTTACAAGAAATTGGAGATAAACCTTTAGTTCTCGATGCTGACGCAATTAATATATTAGGTATGGATAAGCAATGTTGGGATCTGTTGCCGCAGAATTCAATCATAACTCCTCACCTTGGTGAGTTTGATCGCTTGGTTGGTAAATCTGAAAGCTCTTATGAACGACTTCAAAAAGCAATGGCTTTAGCTGAAGAAAAACGGATTGTGGTCATATTAAAAGGTGCTTACACCGCAGTTGTGGATAAAGATGGTGTTTGCTATTTTAATCCAACAGGAAATGCTGGAATGGCAACTGCAGGAAGTGGAGATGTATTAACTGGTATTGTTCTGTCATTGTTGGCTCAAGGTTATATAGCAATTCAAGCAGCTCAGTTGGCTGTGTATATACATGGTTTAGCTGGTGATGAGTATTTGAAAGATGGAGCAATGGAATCATTAATTGCCTCGGATATTGTAAATCATCTTTCCAATGCTTTTCGAAAGCTAAATGTAGAGCATTCTTGA
- a CDS encoding TonB-dependent receptor, whose protein sequence is MKKVLFALSLMVMVGMQALLAQTTNITGKVTDAGDGMAIPGVSVFVKGTTVGTVTRPDGTYTLTVPNDATTLVFSFVGMTTQEVAIAGQTVINAAMGSDAMDIDEVIVVAYGTSTKGSFTGSAAVVDADVLEKRQVSNISNALSGSVAGVQVLTSNGQPGSSATVRVRGVGSINAGSDPLYVVDGIPFDGDLSSINSADIESMTVLKDAASTALYGSRGASGIIMITTKNAKKGKSVINLDVKVGVNSRAIENYDVLTSPQNYTETAYQSIYNAGIYNLGYSPIDANRYANSTLISNTDGGLGYNIYTLPEGQMLIGTNGKLNPNAVLGYNDGSYYYTPDDWADETFQNNMRQEYNLSMSGGNERSTYYLSFGYLDDEGVIDGSGFSRISGRFKGDHQIKDWLKIGANVNLNSVESNYPGSQTSTSSSGNAFFVANYIAPVYPLYVRDAETQQIVMNNGRRMFDYGDGVSTNFDRSFMSIANPAGDLMYNKTDYVMDIVNTTWYAELTPVEGLKINARYGFNVDNTKYSDLGNAYMGQSASYGGTAYQEQIRTIGFNQQYIANYQFAINDVHQIDITAGYDGYQYSTENVYASGQNLYNPESYYVSNAIDNIRGGGTKNEHATQGIISRINYSLKDTYFFNVAYRRDASSRFSPDNRWGNFYSASGAWMISNESFMSSLSWINMLKLKASYGEQGNEAIGNYYAYLDQYQVTGADGVFSDAYNSYKGNKDITWETSISYNAGVEFAIFGDKLGGSVEYWARKASDMLYNRPLWSSSGYSSTPMNIGSMTNSGLDVELSSTVLKYSNFKWVVNANATLVKNKINELHPDLEGELIDGSRIYSEGSSMYRLFLVDYAGVDPEDGKALYWAEDENGTRVKTSDYSEATNYKVATDDLMPTVYGGFGTTIETYGFDASIQCAYQLGGQIYDSGYARLMHGGRSSSAGTNWHKDIYNAWTPQNTNTDVPRLDANDQYTNSSSTRFMTSSNYLSINNITVGYTLPTYLLSSLNISKLRVYVAADNVALFTKRKGLDPRQSYTSATTARYTPIRTISAGLNLVF, encoded by the coding sequence ATGAAGAAAGTACTTTTTGCACTTTCGTTAATGGTTATGGTTGGTATGCAAGCACTTCTTGCTCAAACAACCAATATAACCGGTAAAGTTACTGATGCTGGAGACGGGATGGCAATCCCAGGCGTATCAGTATTTGTAAAAGGAACAACAGTAGGTACTGTAACACGTCCCGATGGTACCTACACTCTTACTGTTCCTAATGATGCTACTACATTAGTATTCTCTTTTGTGGGTATGACTACTCAGGAAGTTGCAATTGCTGGTCAAACAGTAATTAATGCAGCTATGGGGAGTGATGCCATGGATATTGATGAGGTAATTGTTGTTGCTTATGGTACGTCTACCAAAGGATCTTTTACGGGATCAGCTGCTGTTGTTGATGCAGATGTTTTAGAGAAACGACAAGTTTCTAACATCTCTAATGCTTTATCTGGATCTGTTGCTGGTGTGCAGGTTTTGACTAGTAATGGTCAGCCAGGCTCTTCTGCAACGGTTCGCGTAAGGGGTGTTGGTTCTATTAATGCAGGTTCAGATCCATTATACGTTGTAGATGGTATTCCATTTGATGGAGATTTGTCATCAATTAATTCTGCAGATATTGAATCAATGACAGTTTTGAAAGATGCTGCTTCAACAGCTTTGTATGGTTCTCGTGGAGCTAGTGGTATCATCATGATTACTACTAAGAATGCCAAAAAAGGAAAATCTGTTATTAATTTGGATGTGAAAGTTGGTGTTAACTCAAGAGCTATTGAAAATTATGATGTTTTAACTAGTCCTCAGAATTACACAGAAACTGCCTATCAATCTATTTACAACGCAGGTATTTATAACTTAGGTTATTCTCCTATTGATGCAAATCGATATGCTAATTCTACATTAATTTCTAATACTGATGGTGGATTAGGTTATAATATCTATACTTTACCAGAAGGCCAAATGTTAATAGGTACCAACGGTAAATTAAATCCTAATGCTGTTTTAGGTTATAATGATGGTTCTTATTATTACACACCTGATGATTGGGCTGATGAAACTTTCCAAAATAATATGAGACAGGAATATAACTTGTCTATGTCTGGAGGAAATGAACGGTCAACTTATTATCTTTCTTTTGGTTACTTAGATGACGAAGGTGTAATTGATGGTTCTGGTTTTTCTCGTATTTCAGGCCGATTCAAAGGGGATCATCAAATTAAAGACTGGTTAAAAATTGGAGCAAATGTTAACCTAAATAGCGTTGAGAGTAACTATCCTGGATCGCAAACATCTACATCTTCAAGTGGTAACGCGTTCTTTGTTGCTAACTATATTGCGCCAGTTTATCCTTTATATGTACGTGATGCTGAAACACAGCAAATTGTTATGAATAATGGACGTAGAATGTTTGACTATGGAGATGGTGTTAGTACTAATTTCGATAGATCGTTTATGTCGATTGCCAACCCTGCAGGTGATTTAATGTATAATAAAACAGACTATGTAATGGACATTGTGAACACTACATGGTATGCTGAGTTAACACCTGTTGAAGGTTTGAAAATTAATGCTCGTTATGGTTTCAATGTAGATAATACTAAATATAGTGATCTAGGTAATGCATATATGGGCCAAAGTGCTTCATACGGAGGTACTGCTTATCAGGAACAAATCAGAACAATTGGTTTTAACCAACAATATATTGCTAACTATCAATTTGCTATTAATGATGTTCATCAAATTGATATTACAGCTGGTTACGATGGTTATCAATACAGTACTGAGAATGTATATGCTTCAGGACAAAACTTATACAATCCTGAAAGTTATTACGTTAGTAATGCAATTGATAACATACGAGGTGGTGGTACTAAAAATGAGCATGCTACTCAAGGTATTATCTCAAGAATCAATTATTCATTAAAAGATACTTATTTCTTTAATGTTGCCTATCGTCGTGATGCGTCTTCTCGTTTTAGTCCTGATAATCGATGGGGTAACTTCTATTCAGCAAGTGGTGCTTGGATGATTAGTAACGAAAGTTTTATGAGTTCATTGTCATGGATTAACATGCTAAAGTTGAAGGCTTCATATGGAGAGCAAGGTAACGAAGCAATTGGTAACTACTATGCTTACTTAGATCAATACCAGGTTACAGGTGCTGATGGAGTTTTCTCAGATGCATATAATTCATATAAAGGAAATAAAGACATTACCTGGGAAACTTCGATTTCTTATAATGCAGGTGTTGAATTTGCTATTTTTGGTGATAAATTAGGTGGTAGTGTTGAGTATTGGGCACGCAAGGCATCTGATATGTTGTATAACAGACCTTTATGGTCAAGTAGTGGTTATTCATCAACACCTATGAATATTGGTTCGATGACTAACTCTGGTCTTGATGTTGAGCTATCATCAACTGTATTAAAGTACAGTAACTTTAAATGGGTGGTGAATGCTAATGCAACATTAGTTAAAAATAAAATTAATGAGTTGCATCCTGACCTTGAAGGTGAGTTGATTGATGGTTCTCGTATATATTCCGAAGGTTCTTCAATGTATCGTTTGTTCTTGGTTGATTATGCTGGTGTGGATCCAGAAGATGGAAAAGCTTTGTATTGGGCAGAAGATGAAAATGGTACACGTGTTAAAACGTCAGACTATTCAGAAGCTACAAATTATAAGGTTGCAACTGATGATCTAATGCCAACAGTATATGGTGGATTTGGAACAACTATAGAAACTTATGGTTTTGACGCATCAATACAATGTGCGTATCAATTGGGAGGTCAAATTTATGATTCTGGATATGCTCGTTTAATGCACGGAGGTAGATCTAGTAGTGCTGGTACAAATTGGCATAAAGATATTTATAATGCATGGACACCTCAGAATACAAATACTGATGTTCCTCGTTTAGATGCAAATGATCAATATACTAATAGCTCTTCTACTAGGTTTATGACTAGTTCAAATTATTTAAGCATCAACAATATAACAGTGGGTTATACCTTGCCAACGTATTTGTTAAGTAGTTTAAATATTTCTAAATTACGTGTTTATGTTGCAGCTGATAATGTTGCTTTATTTACGAAAAGAAAAGGATTAGATCCTCGTCAAAGCTATACTTCTGCTACAACTGCTCGTTATACTCCAATTCGTACTATCTCAGCAGGTTTAAATTTGGTATTTTAA
- a CDS encoding DUF4831 family protein, with protein MKKFLFSLATISLLVSCAGEKLIPSKVNVQTVSSMQNASSNTIVYSLPTTHLKIAVTVEKNIYKVGPFYRYSQKMLNVTDVVTEDKVEWKIKDVAISSFGVPDANKRFAISYEGNNVAPLINLTQEGVLYGVNTDEVIDDCSSLANFNYKPLPTLDDVNFNEVPMLGKQLEKTSTAAMAQEAANFIYKLRKRRFKILASDYENLPPDGLAYDITIKELNELEKSFMELFVGKKVTVTETRTFDIEPSTLSADSDVLFRFSSVKGIVDKMDVSGAPVYIEIKADRQIKLPDAPPAATKEEVRNGLFYCNPGLVTVKLIDRNQLIKEQQVFLGQYGQLVSLPSSILEEPNVTIKLDEKTGALKSIQRK; from the coding sequence ATGAAGAAGTTTTTGTTTTCCTTAGCGACTATATCGCTTTTGGTATCTTGTGCCGGCGAAAAGTTGATACCATCCAAAGTGAATGTTCAGACGGTATCATCAATGCAAAATGCAAGCTCTAATACAATAGTATATAGTCTTCCTACAACACATTTAAAAATTGCAGTAACAGTTGAGAAGAATATTTATAAAGTGGGTCCTTTTTATAGATACTCTCAAAAAATGTTGAATGTTACTGATGTGGTCACCGAAGATAAAGTAGAATGGAAGATTAAAGATGTGGCAATTTCATCGTTTGGTGTACCGGATGCCAATAAGCGTTTTGCGATATCGTACGAAGGAAATAATGTTGCTCCCCTAATAAACCTTACTCAGGAAGGTGTGTTATATGGAGTAAATACTGATGAAGTAATTGATGATTGTAGCTCATTAGCTAATTTTAATTATAAGCCGTTGCCAACGCTTGATGATGTTAATTTTAATGAAGTACCAATGTTGGGTAAGCAGTTAGAGAAAACTTCTACAGCTGCGATGGCACAGGAAGCTGCTAATTTTATTTATAAATTGCGTAAACGTCGTTTTAAGATTTTAGCTAGCGATTATGAAAATCTTCCTCCTGATGGATTGGCCTACGACATTACTATTAAAGAACTGAATGAACTCGAAAAGTCTTTTATGGAGCTTTTTGTGGGTAAAAAAGTTACGGTTACCGAAACACGTACTTTCGATATTGAACCAAGTACCTTAAGTGCCGATAGTGATGTGTTGTTTCGTTTTTCTTCAGTAAAAGGGATTGTAGATAAAATGGACGTGAGTGGAGCACCTGTATATATTGAGATAAAAGCCGATCGGCAAATAAAGTTGCCTGATGCCCCACCTGCAGCAACAAAAGAAGAAGTCAGAAATGGTTTATTCTATTGTAATCCTGGTTTGGTAACAGTTAAGTTGATTGATCGAAATCAATTAATCAAAGAGCAACAGGTTTTTCTTGGTCAATACGGACAACTTGTAAGTTTACCTTCCTCAATTCTGGAAGAGCCAAATGTTACAATTAAGTTAGATGAAAAAACTGGGGCTTTAAAATCGATTCAACGAAAATAG
- a CDS encoding universal stress protein: MKRILLLTDFSDTARNAAIYALKMYENEKVYFDLLNAYDLEFSGSPYIMQVKEELAQESLKGLKNELSVLHRRFPNARIELASRFGSLLDVVKNEVLDFQPELIVLGCRGETALENFLLGSNAYEVVKNVEAAMLVIPKHAKFKKPEKIVFATDLKDVKLDKVMEPLRDLAKHFDAGISFVNVLEDDYVNRLDAEEQIAEHFAGLDLNFNFIEGENVSKGIVKFMDEHDCDLVTLVRHNESFFERLFHPSTTRQMVLNPEHPMLILHD; this comes from the coding sequence ATGAAAAGGATCTTGTTATTGACCGACTTTTCAGATACAGCCAGGAATGCCGCTATTTATGCTCTCAAGATGTATGAAAATGAAAAAGTGTATTTCGATTTGTTGAATGCATATGATCTTGAGTTTAGCGGTAGCCCATATATTATGCAAGTAAAAGAAGAGTTGGCCCAGGAAAGTCTAAAAGGCTTAAAAAACGAATTGTCTGTGTTACATAGGCGTTTCCCTAATGCCCGAATTGAATTAGCTTCTCGATTTGGATCTTTATTGGATGTTGTTAAAAATGAGGTGTTGGATTTTCAGCCTGAATTAATTGTTTTAGGTTGTAGAGGTGAAACTGCACTAGAAAACTTTCTCCTTGGCAGTAATGCATACGAAGTTGTTAAAAATGTGGAAGCTGCAATGTTGGTAATACCCAAACATGCCAAATTTAAAAAGCCAGAGAAAATTGTTTTTGCAACTGATCTAAAAGATGTAAAGCTTGATAAGGTTATGGAACCTTTAAGGGATTTAGCAAAACACTTCGATGCCGGAATTAGTTTTGTGAATGTGTTGGAGGATGATTATGTGAACAGATTGGATGCAGAAGAGCAAATAGCAGAGCATTTTGCAGGTTTAGATCTTAATTTCAACTTTATTGAAGGGGAAAATGTAAGTAAAGGTATAGTTAAGTTTATGGATGAACACGATTGTGATTTGGTGACTTTAGTGCGTCACAACGAAAGCTTTTTTGAACGACTGTTTCATCCAAGTACAACACGCCAAATGGTATTAAATCCTGAGCATCCAATGCTTATTCTTCATGATTGA
- a CDS encoding DUF2764 family protein, with amino-acid sequence MSNLVYLMCSLPSLSFGQVPPITMEEFTQDAKSQMSAKHFKKLEPVDIYHTAGSEGIAGLKSIGTMLDEMQTDISEIRSAKAQKRVPSLQHLPQSIINANPLEREKLIMRWQWEELDTIQAGESFSLTEVMVYKLRLQILNRLNSFDKERGAQVLASVVNPAKEEEE; translated from the coding sequence ATGTCAAACTTGGTTTATTTAATGTGTAGTTTGCCATCGTTGAGTTTTGGCCAGGTACCTCCAATTACAATGGAGGAGTTTACCCAGGATGCCAAAAGTCAGATGTCGGCAAAGCACTTTAAAAAACTTGAGCCGGTAGATATATATCATACAGCCGGTTCGGAAGGGATAGCTGGTTTAAAGAGTATTGGTACTATGTTGGATGAAATGCAAACAGACATTTCAGAAATCAGATCGGCCAAAGCTCAAAAACGAGTTCCCAGTTTACAGCACCTTCCTCAGTCAATTATTAATGCCAATCCATTAGAGCGAGAAAAGTTGATTATGCGTTGGCAATGGGAAGAATTAGATACCATACAGGCAGGCGAATCATTCTCTTTAACGGAAGTTATGGTTTATAAACTGCGATTGCAGATTTTAAATCGCTTAAATTCTTTCGATAAAGAACGTGGAGCACAGGTATTGGCATCGGTTGTTAACCCAGCAAAAGAAGAGGAGGAATAA
- a CDS encoding aminoacyl-histidine dipeptidase → MNNEIAKLAPVGLWECFYKLTQIPRPSKNEGKAIDFIEGFGKSLGLETVRDEVGNVIIRKPATPGMENRKGVILQGHIDMVPQKNSDKQHDFVTDPIETYIEDGWVTANGTTLGADNGIGVAAAMAVLQATDIEHGPVEALITMDEEAGMTGANALKPGLLQGDILLNLDSEDEGELYVGCAGGTDATIEFKYTEESIPEGAVAYKLSLTGLKGGHSGLDINRGRANANKLLFRFLKFAVANLDARLASVQGGDLRNAIPREAFAVVTLPEENVDELIESLEEFEEIYKDEYKGVETSIQFVADGVDLPSGIINEVVQDDLINSIQACPNGVIRFSNDMEGLVETSTNLAVVSSSNGIIEAKFLIRSSVDTAKEEVESTIESTFRLAGADISFGGQYPGWKPNMDSPILKTMQSVYQAKWGKIPEIKAIHAGLECGILGSAYPHWDMISFGPTIRFPHSPDEKVNIDTVEKFWMFLIETLKNIPVK, encoded by the coding sequence ATGAATAACGAAATAGCTAAGTTAGCTCCCGTTGGATTGTGGGAGTGTTTTTATAAATTAACTCAAATACCACGTCCCTCAAAAAATGAAGGAAAAGCTATCGATTTTATCGAAGGTTTTGGAAAATCATTAGGATTAGAGACAGTAAGAGATGAAGTAGGGAATGTTATTATTCGTAAGCCTGCTACTCCCGGAATGGAAAACAGAAAAGGAGTGATCTTACAAGGTCATATTGATATGGTACCGCAAAAGAATAGCGATAAACAGCACGATTTTGTTACCGATCCTATTGAAACTTATATTGAAGATGGTTGGGTTACTGCTAATGGAACAACCTTAGGAGCAGATAATGGAATTGGTGTTGCTGCTGCTATGGCCGTTTTGCAGGCTACAGATATCGAGCATGGTCCGGTGGAGGCTTTGATTACAATGGATGAAGAAGCAGGGATGACTGGAGCAAATGCTCTAAAGCCTGGTTTGTTACAAGGTGATATTCTTCTTAATCTTGATTCGGAAGACGAAGGTGAATTGTATGTAGGTTGTGCCGGTGGTACGGATGCTACCATTGAATTTAAATATACAGAAGAAAGTATCCCTGAAGGTGCTGTGGCTTATAAATTAAGCTTAACCGGATTAAAAGGAGGACACTCTGGTCTTGATATTAACAGGGGAAGAGCAAATGCTAATAAGCTTTTATTTCGCTTCCTAAAATTTGCGGTTGCAAATCTTGATGCTCGTTTGGCTTCGGTTCAAGGTGGAGATTTAAGAAATGCCATACCACGTGAAGCTTTTGCAGTGGTAACGTTACCTGAAGAAAATGTAGATGAGTTAATTGAGTCTTTAGAGGAATTTGAAGAGATATATAAAGATGAGTATAAAGGTGTCGAAACATCCATTCAGTTTGTAGCCGATGGAGTTGATTTACCTTCCGGTATTATTAATGAAGTGGTACAGGATGATTTAATTAATTCTATACAGGCCTGTCCCAACGGAGTAATTCGATTCAGTAATGATATGGAAGGATTGGTCGAGACTTCAACTAATTTAGCTGTTGTTAGCTCTTCAAATGGAATTATTGAAGCAAAGTTTTTAATTCGAAGCTCGGTTGATACAGCAAAAGAAGAGGTAGAATCAACAATAGAAAGTACTTTTCGTTTAGCTGGTGCTGATATCTCTTTTGGAGGGCAATATCCAGGGTGGAAACCTAATATGGATTCACCTATCCTTAAAACAATGCAAAGTGTATATCAGGCTAAATGGGGTAAAATTCCAGAGATAAAAGCTATACATGCTGGGTTAGAATGTGGTATATTAGGTAGCGCTTACCCACATTGGGATATGATCTCTTTCGGGCCTACTATTCGCTTCCCACATTCTCCTGATGAGAAAGTAAATATAGATACGGTTGAAAAATTCTGGATGTTTTTAATTGAAACTTTAAAGAATATACCAGTTAAATAA
- a CDS encoding oligopeptide:H+ symporter — MSNKDRAFFGHPLGLSTLFATEFWERFSYYGMRGFFVLFLTAELASGGFGLDETGAYAIYGLFTSLVYLTPIAGGIIADKLWGQRFSIYVGALMMALGQFAMAAGSYYGKVTHTGELQHIQQFMLFAGLGLLILGNGFFKPVISTMVGGLYQDGDNERDNGFTIFYMGINLGALITNFIGGTLAEKIGWHWGFVAAGMGMIASTIWFFIRETSVQQRETGKHIGLRPKDDAMTKTRLNSTDWGKIVMYALGISALILVIVYGILALPSIAVKIIAITAAVIGFGYLGITIFNGTSGKTEWSRVGVIFVLAFFNIAFWSGFEQAGTSFNTFANELTDRVVFGWEIPASWFQSVNALFIVLLAPVFTIIWDKLSAKKLNPRTPNKFGFSLVFLSIGFLIIAIANDYAATSLVSPFWLVLVYLLHTMGELCMSPVGLSMITKLSPHKITSVMMGTWFASIALGNYLAAAMTAICKWLGLPTFYFIAIYSIILAGVAFAIAPKLNKMMKGIH, encoded by the coding sequence ATGAGTAATAAAGATAGAGCATTTTTTGGACACCCGTTAGGATTATCCACGCTTTTTGCGACCGAATTCTGGGAGCGCTTTAGTTATTATGGAATGAGGGGATTCTTTGTCCTTTTCTTAACAGCTGAATTAGCTTCTGGTGGTTTTGGCCTTGACGAAACTGGGGCTTACGCTATTTATGGATTATTTACATCGTTGGTATACCTTACACCGATTGCAGGAGGTATTATTGCCGACAAATTATGGGGACAAAGATTTTCTATTTACGTTGGAGCTTTAATGATGGCATTGGGTCAATTTGCCATGGCTGCCGGATCGTATTACGGTAAAGTAACACATACCGGTGAATTACAGCACATCCAACAATTTATGTTATTTGCCGGATTAGGTCTTCTTATTTTAGGTAACGGATTTTTCAAACCTGTAATCTCTACAATGGTAGGTGGTTTATATCAGGACGGAGATAACGAGCGTGATAACGGTTTTACTATTTTTTATATGGGTATCAACCTTGGAGCCTTAATCACTAACTTTATAGGTGGTACATTAGCTGAAAAAATTGGTTGGCACTGGGGATTTGTAGCAGCTGGTATGGGTATGATTGCTTCAACCATTTGGTTCTTTATACGTGAAACTTCAGTTCAACAAAGAGAAACTGGTAAACACATTGGTTTACGTCCAAAAGATGACGCAATGACCAAAACCAGACTTAATTCAACTGATTGGGGTAAAATTGTAATGTATGCATTAGGAATCAGTGCTCTTATCTTAGTTATTGTATACGGTATTTTAGCATTACCTAGTATAGCTGTTAAGATTATAGCAATTACAGCAGCTGTAATCGGATTTGGTTACTTGGGAATTACCATTTTCAATGGTACTTCAGGCAAAACAGAATGGAGCCGCGTTGGTGTTATCTTTGTTTTGGCGTTCTTCAATATTGCTTTTTGGTCTGGTTTTGAACAAGCTGGTACGTCTTTTAATACATTTGCCAATGAATTAACCGATCGTGTTGTATTTGGTTGGGAGATTCCTGCTTCATGGTTCCAATCGGTAAATGCTCTATTTATTGTATTATTAGCTCCTGTATTTACCATTATTTGGGATAAATTATCAGCGAAAAAATTAAATCCACGTACGCCAAATAAATTTGGATTCTCATTGGTATTCTTATCAATTGGATTCTTAATTATAGCAATTGCTAACGATTATGCAGCTACTTCATTAGTTAGTCCATTTTGGTTAGTATTAGTATATTTACTTCACACAATGGGTGAGTTATGCATGTCGCCAGTAGGTTTATCAATGATTACCAAACTATCTCCTCACAAAATTACTTCTGTAATGATGGGTACATGGTTTGCTTCAATCGCCTTAGGTAACTACCTTGCTGCAGCAATGACTGCTATTTGCAAATGGTTAGGATTACCAACCTTCTATTTTATTGCCATTTATTCAATTATTTTGGCAGGAGTTGCATTTGCTATAGCTCCAAAGCTTAATAAAATGATGAAAGGAATTCATTAA
- a CDS encoding V-type ATP synthase subunit D, which translates to MPGQKIKYTKTERARQKKILKVSLRMLPLFEAMEKSLMSTINTIAERIEEIRQVIDKNNKVAEPWVAVMSDSQVDIKSYISVNKIITKPVDVAGVRVNQYESVDFNVMPVAIDTPLWVDDAIELMQEQLQLMAEIECLEEQIRLLEEELLDVRARIKLFENRRIPNAKTAIRKIGQKLQDDERLTIATAKVVKTSQKEGVMA; encoded by the coding sequence ATGCCAGGACAAAAGATAAAATATACAAAAACGGAGCGTGCCCGTCAGAAAAAAATTCTGAAGGTATCTTTACGTATGTTGCCATTGTTCGAAGCTATGGAAAAATCCTTGATGTCGACAATTAATACAATTGCCGAACGAATTGAGGAAATACGCCAGGTAATAGATAAGAACAATAAGGTAGCAGAACCTTGGGTTGCCGTTATGAGCGATTCGCAAGTAGATATAAAATCATATATCTCGGTGAATAAGATTATCACTAAGCCTGTTGATGTGGCAGGTGTGCGTGTAAATCAGTATGAGAGTGTTGATTTTAATGTTATGCCTGTTGCTATCGATACCCCCTTATGGGTGGATGATGCAATTGAATTAATGCAGGAACAGTTGCAATTAATGGCCGAAATAGAGTGCTTGGAAGAGCAAATTCGTTTACTCGAAGAAGAGCTTCTGGACGTTCGTGCCCGTATTAAACTGTTCGAAAATCGTAGAATTCCGAATGCAAAAACTGCTATCCGAAAAATCGGTCAAAAACTACAGGATGACGAGCGTTTAACAATTGCAACAGCAAAAGTGGTTAAAACCAGTCAAAAGGAAGGAGTGATGGCATGA